The following are from one region of the bacterium genome:
- a CDS encoding protein kinase, which produces MIGKTISHYKILEKLGEGGMGVVYKAEDTRLKRTVALKFLNTELMRDPQARERFLHEAQAASSLNHPNIAVIYEINEDEPQCFICMEYVEGKSIKQLIEEKTLSMADILKMAVATGEGLYAAHQKGIVHRDIKPDNIMVTGDGLVKIMDFGLAKYTGASRVTREGTTLGTVPYMSPEQVQGIDVDHRSDIFSFGTVLYEMITGRLPFRGEHEAAVIYSIIHEAPEPLARYKAEVPEGLQHVIDKALAKAKEERYQHVDEMVSDLRTVVRLVPLVVKKSRKRKKVALCAAVGMVLLLLLALGVLRLWQKPAAGGEKSIAVLPFADFSPQKDQEYFCDGLTEELINRLSHIQKLRVPARTSAFIFKDKMGDIKAIGEKLKVQTVLEGSVRKAGDELRVTAQLINVADGYHLWSETYDRKLADVFAIQDEISAAIVHALQLKLTPQEAQGLAQHAIENIKAYELYLKAWRQIYRFDEKSLDSAFVFLQTAIDIVGDNAQLYSGMSTAYAMRANIGIGQEDDLVKAEEYAKKALALNPGLASALVELNILSIYDAYPKNWYNAFRYTKRALAANPFSSDALRALAIDYAQIGRPEEALKYADLFEKYDPLNHWRHAVRGLCCHYDGRFEPAIQHFRMFYQADSTSPNARTLYMQALAYGGKWDEALALADRKQAPSARNVQDIFALLLKCAILKDKEDALRLMTPEFVKTCRRDFEWSFYVADRMSLLGAREEALDWLENAITRGFINYPFLQCNPLLDPVRDEERFRNLMARAKKEWQNFEVPE; this is translated from the coding sequence ATGATTGGAAAAACGATTTCTCACTATAAAATCCTCGAAAAACTCGGCGAAGGCGGCATGGGGGTGGTCTACAAAGCCGAGGACACCCGGCTCAAACGCACGGTGGCTCTCAAATTTCTGAATACGGAATTGATGCGCGATCCGCAAGCAAGAGAGCGGTTCCTCCATGAGGCGCAAGCCGCCTCCTCATTGAATCATCCCAACATTGCTGTAATTTATGAAATTAATGAAGACGAACCGCAATGCTTTATCTGCATGGAGTACGTCGAGGGAAAATCCATAAAACAGCTCATCGAAGAAAAGACTCTATCCATGGCGGACATTTTAAAAATGGCCGTCGCGACCGGGGAAGGACTGTACGCCGCGCACCAGAAAGGGATCGTGCATCGCGATATCAAGCCGGATAATATCATGGTGACCGGCGACGGCCTGGTCAAGATCATGGATTTCGGCCTGGCGAAATACACGGGGGCGAGCAGAGTCACCCGCGAGGGTACAACACTTGGAACAGTGCCCTACATGTCGCCGGAGCAGGTTCAGGGGATCGATGTGGATCACCGCTCTGATATTTTCTCATTCGGAACGGTTTTGTATGAGATGATCACCGGTCGACTTCCCTTCAGAGGTGAGCATGAGGCGGCCGTCATTTACTCGATCATCCATGAAGCGCCCGAGCCTTTGGCCCGCTATAAAGCCGAGGTGCCGGAGGGCTTGCAGCATGTTATCGACAAGGCTCTGGCCAAGGCAAAAGAGGAACGCTATCAGCATGTCGATGAAATGGTGTCCGATCTGCGCACCGTGGTGCGACTTGTGCCGCTGGTGGTGAAAAAGAGCCGCAAGAGAAAAAAGGTCGCATTATGTGCAGCCGTTGGCATGGTTCTTTTGTTGTTGCTGGCGCTGGGTGTCCTCCGCTTGTGGCAAAAACCGGCGGCCGGCGGCGAAAAATCGATCGCCGTTCTTCCTTTTGCCGATTTTAGTCCGCAAAAGGATCAGGAATATTTCTGCGACGGTTTGACGGAAGAGCTGATCAATCGTTTGAGCCATATTCAAAAGTTGCGGGTGCCGGCGCGGACCTCGGCTTTTATATTCAAAGACAAGATGGGAGACATCAAGGCGATCGGCGAAAAACTCAAGGTGCAAACGGTGCTGGAGGGGAGCGTGCGCAAAGCCGGAGATGAACTGAGGGTCACCGCCCAGCTCATCAACGTCGCCGACGGCTATCATCTCTGGTCCGAGACCTATGACCGCAAGTTGGCGGACGTCTTTGCGATTCAGGACGAAATCTCTGCGGCTATCGTCCATGCCCTGCAGTTAAAACTGACGCCGCAGGAGGCGCAGGGACTTGCGCAGCATGCGATCGAAAATATCAAAGCGTATGAATTGTACCTGAAGGCATGGCGGCAGATTTATCGCTTTGATGAAAAGTCCCTCGATAGCGCTTTTGTCTTTCTGCAAACCGCGATCGACATCGTGGGCGACAATGCCCAGCTCTATTCGGGCATGTCGACGGCCTATGCCATGCGCGCGAATATCGGCATCGGCCAGGAGGATGATCTTGTAAAGGCGGAAGAGTATGCAAAGAAAGCCCTGGCTCTGAATCCCGGCCTGGCGAGTGCGCTGGTGGAACTAAATATCCTTTCAATTTATGATGCGTATCCTAAAAACTGGTATAACGCTTTTCGCTATACGAAAAGAGCCCTGGCGGCGAATCCATTTTCGTCAGATGCCCTTCGTGCTCTCGCAATTGATTACGCACAAATAGGCCGGCCTGAGGAGGCGCTGAAATATGCCGATTTATTCGAAAAATATGATCCATTGAATCACTGGCGCCATGCGGTGCGGGGATTGTGCTGCCATTATGATGGCCGGTTTGAGCCTGCGATACAACACTTTCGTATGTTTTATCAGGCCGATTCGACCAGCCCGAACGCGCGGACGCTCTATATGCAGGCATTGGCCTATGGCGGCAAGTGGGATGAGGCGCTCGCCCTGGCCGATCGCAAACAAGCGCCTTCGGCCCGGAATGTACAGGATATTTTCGCTCTTTTGCTGAAATGCGCCATTTTGAAAGACAAAGAGGACGCCTTGCGGCTGATGACCCCGGAATTCGTCAAGACCTGCAGGAGGGATTTTGAGTGGTCTTTTTACGTTGCCGATCGCATGTCGCTCCTCGGCGCCCGGGAGGAAGCGCTGGACTGGCTGGAGAATGCCATCACCCGCGGGTTTATCAACTATCCGTTTTTACAATGCAATCCATTGCTCGATCCTGTTCGCGATGAGGAGCGTTTCAGGAACCTCATGGCACGCGCGAAAAAGGAGTGGCAAAATTTTGAGGTGCCGGAATGA
- a CDS encoding protein kinase, translated as MIGQTISHYTILEKLGEGGMGMVYKAEDTKLKRIVALKFLPKEWEAHEPERARFMQEAQAASALNHPNICAIHALGEHEEHQFIDMEYVEGRTLRTLLEEKELLLHKAIDMALQICEGLHAAHKKGIVHRDIKPDNIMVTDEGPVKIMDFGLAKLRGTSKLTKTHSTLGTIAYMSPEQARGEEVDQRSDIFSLGAVLYEMITGRRPFKGEHEAAMMYSLMNETPEPLARYKSNIPDGLQRVVEKALSKEQKERYQHVDEMMADLRRVQNTISGGMASKANKSKKLWIVVAAVVFLAAVGLYLFYPKSAPITPTRKSIAVLPFKNLSDSKEDEYFSDGLTEDIITQLSKISGIDKVIARTSVMRYKQTDKSIRDIGKELDVTTILEGSVRRAGNQVRVVAQLIDVKNEGHLWADTYDKEMTQVFAIQSDVAQQIAAALEAKMTPAVKKSIEKKQTENTEAYQLYLKGRFYWNKRTLPDLQKSIEYFNQALAKDHDYALAYAGLASSYVILPAFGLLIEEYYQKAEEAATKALEFDSTLAEAHTVLAQIKENHYDWTTAERIYRRAIELNPGYATARQWYSGLLNTLGRFDEALAEAGRAVELDPLSLIINYNLSRTLLYMRQYQQAVDQCNKGIELDPNFPWSYSVRGNIAEALGKYDEAIKDYQKARLLSHSSDPNTIGDIGAVYARTGRRDDAVKALRELDEYTRQGYSVSYYMAYVYYRLGDEDRTFALLEKSIHAHDTSVMDLSGNPIWDDLRPDPRFVALLKKVGLRK; from the coding sequence ATGATCGGCCAAACTATTTCCCACTATACAATACTCGAAAAACTCGGCGAAGGCGGCATGGGCATGGTCTATAAAGCCGAAGACACGAAACTCAAACGCATCGTCGCTTTAAAGTTTTTACCAAAAGAATGGGAGGCCCATGAACCGGAGCGCGCTCGCTTCATGCAAGAAGCGCAGGCCGCTTCGGCGCTCAACCATCCAAACATCTGCGCCATCCATGCGTTGGGAGAACACGAAGAACACCAATTTATCGATATGGAATATGTTGAGGGGAGAACGCTCCGTACATTGCTTGAAGAAAAGGAGTTGTTGCTCCACAAAGCAATAGATATGGCCCTGCAAATTTGTGAAGGACTACACGCCGCACACAAGAAGGGCATTGTTCACAGAGACATCAAGCCGGACAATATCATGGTGACCGACGAGGGCCCGGTCAAAATCATGGATTTTGGTCTGGCCAAGTTGAGGGGTACATCAAAGCTTACTAAAACGCATTCCACTCTCGGCACCATCGCGTATATGTCGCCGGAACAGGCTCGTGGCGAGGAAGTGGACCAGCGCTCGGATATCTTTTCGCTCGGCGCCGTACTCTACGAGATGATCACCGGCCGACGGCCGTTCAAAGGTGAACATGAAGCGGCTATGATGTATTCGCTCATGAACGAAACACCCGAACCATTGGCAAGATATAAATCGAATATTCCTGACGGGCTGCAACGGGTTGTCGAAAAGGCATTGTCTAAGGAACAAAAGGAACGCTATCAGCACGTCGACGAGATGATGGCGGATCTGCGCAGAGTTCAAAATACCATATCGGGTGGGATGGCATCCAAAGCCAACAAGTCTAAAAAGTTGTGGATTGTTGTCGCCGCTGTTGTTTTCCTCGCTGCTGTCGGCCTGTATCTTTTCTATCCAAAATCGGCCCCAATAACACCGACAAGAAAATCTATTGCCGTTCTGCCATTCAAGAATCTAAGCGACAGTAAAGAGGATGAGTATTTCTCCGATGGCCTGACAGAGGACATTATCACCCAGCTATCCAAGATAAGTGGAATTGATAAAGTGATAGCACGGACTTCGGTGATGCGATACAAGCAAACCGATAAGAGCATACGCGATATCGGCAAGGAACTTGATGTCACCACCATTCTGGAGGGCAGTGTTCGACGGGCCGGGAATCAGGTCCGGGTTGTGGCTCAATTAATCGATGTGAAAAATGAAGGGCATCTGTGGGCGGACACATATGACAAGGAGATGACACAGGTCTTTGCCATCCAGAGCGATGTCGCCCAGCAAATCGCCGCAGCCCTTGAGGCAAAAATGACGCCTGCCGTGAAAAAAAGTATCGAGAAGAAACAGACTGAAAATACCGAGGCGTATCAGCTCTATCTCAAAGGACGTTTCTATTGGAACAAACGTACGCTACCTGATCTGCAAAAGTCGATTGAATACTTTAATCAGGCGCTTGCCAAGGATCATGATTATGCACTGGCTTATGCTGGATTGGCAAGTTCTTATGTTATACTGCCTGCATTCGGACTTTTAATTGAAGAGTACTATCAGAAGGCAGAAGAGGCGGCCACCAAAGCACTGGAGTTTGATTCCACACTCGCCGAGGCGCACACAGTTCTGGCACAGATAAAGGAGAATCATTATGATTGGACGACGGCAGAACGTATATACCGGCGAGCCATCGAATTAAATCCAGGCTATGCGACCGCCCGCCAGTGGTACAGCGGGCTGTTGAATACACTCGGCAGGTTTGATGAAGCTTTAGCCGAAGCCGGCAGGGCGGTGGAGCTCGATCCACTTTCCCTGATTATCAACTACAATTTGAGCCGAACCCTGTTGTATATGCGGCAGTATCAGCAGGCTGTAGATCAGTGCAATAAAGGAATTGAGCTTGACCCTAATTTTCCATGGAGTTATTCCGTTCGCGGCAACATAGCTGAAGCGCTCGGAAAATACGACGAGGCAATAAAGGATTATCAGAAAGCGAGACTGCTTTCGCATAGCAGCGATCCCAATACGATAGGAGATATCGGAGCAGTTTATGCGCGGACCGGCAGGAGGGATGATGCCGTGAAAGCGCTTCGCGAACTGGACGAATATACCAGGCAGGGATATTCGGTCAGCTATTATATGGCCTATGTTTATTATCGACTCGGCGATGAGGATCGAACATTCGCATT
- a CDS encoding protein kinase, producing MIGQIVSHYRIVEKLGEGGMGVVYKAEDTKLKRIVALKFLMPTLTADPAAKERFIQEAQAASALEHPNICNSHEINETEDGRLYIVMAYYEGQTLKETVGSRQLAISKEQPAVSSRQLAIDKAIEIALQIAEGLREAHEKGIVHRDIKPANIMITDRGQVKILDFGLAKLAGQVRLTKTGSTVGTAAYMSPEQIRGQEMDGRADIFSLGVVLYELLTGRLPFAGEYEAAMSYAILNETPTSVRSLRPEVPPALEKIVERCLHKERDKRCQRSAELIDDLRKVQPELSAMNKIPVKSAKRWRRAGATMLALLLLGVVLFYTRTPSPSRDLKSIAVLPFKNLSDSKEDEYFSDGITDDIIAQLSKITDLKVISRTSTMRYKGMNKSIHEIGEELKVATILEGSVRHAGNQVRIVAQLIDARNEGHIWAETYDKGMTQIFTVQSDVAQQIAAALKAKLSPSEKGRIEKKQTENPEAYQLYLKGRYHWNKRRPDDIETAIAYFNQATEKDSYYAQAYTGLASAYVIMYAYGGASGVESKKWFTHAQQMAEKALAIDSTLAEAHAVLGLIAEDRYFDWAGAERHYRRAIELDPSYATHWYSSMLYVQGRFIEAHAEARRALELDPLSLIINTNLGDVYYAMREYDQALKQYKNTLALDATVPWAHTGMGSIYEIQGRIDEAIVEYEKAKNLAQDIPFTVSCLGCIYVKAGRKHDAIKVLDELLRMAQRGMNVTTSLACLYYRLGEKDRAFEWFDKAFEERDIWLRFLSYDPLWDDLRAEPRCIALLKKMGLRK from the coding sequence ATCCTGCCGCCAAAGAGCGGTTCATCCAGGAGGCGCAGGCAGCCTCGGCGCTGGAGCATCCCAACATCTGCAATAGCCACGAGATCAACGAGACCGAGGATGGGAGGCTCTACATCGTCATGGCCTATTATGAGGGGCAGACGCTGAAGGAAACAGTCGGCAGTAGGCAGTTGGCAATCAGCAAGGAGCAGCCGGCAGTAAGCAGTAGGCAGTTGGCAATAGACAAGGCGATTGAGATTGCGTTGCAGATTGCAGAAGGTTTGAGAGAAGCGCATGAGAAAGGCATTGTCCATCGCGACATCAAGCCGGCCAACATCATGATCACCGACAGAGGCCAGGTGAAAATCCTCGATTTCGGCCTGGCCAAACTGGCGGGACAGGTCAGGCTGACCAAGACCGGTTCGACGGTGGGCACGGCAGCCTACATGTCCCCCGAGCAGATTCGCGGACAGGAGATGGATGGGCGCGCGGATATTTTTTCGTTGGGCGTGGTCTTGTACGAACTGCTGACCGGCCGGCTGCCGTTCGCGGGCGAGTACGAGGCGGCGATGAGTTACGCCATTCTGAACGAGACGCCCACATCGGTGCGCTCTCTGCGGCCGGAAGTGCCGCCGGCTCTGGAAAAAATAGTGGAGCGTTGTCTGCATAAAGAACGAGACAAAAGGTGCCAACGATCTGCAGAACTCATCGATGATCTGCGCAAGGTGCAACCGGAGCTTTCTGCCATGAACAAAATACCGGTAAAATCCGCAAAACGATGGCGGCGGGCCGGCGCGACCATGCTGGCGCTGTTACTTCTGGGAGTGGTGCTTTTTTACACCCGCACCCCATCCCCCTCTCGCGACCTCAAATCCATTGCCGTGCTGCCGTTCAAGAATCTCAGCGACAGCAAGGAGGACGAGTATTTCAGCGACGGCATCACCGACGATATCATCGCGCAGCTGTCAAAAATCACCGACCTCAAGGTTATTTCGCGCACTTCGACGATGCGCTACAAAGGGATGAATAAAAGTATCCACGAGATCGGCGAAGAACTCAAGGTGGCCACTATTTTGGAAGGAAGTGTCCGCCATGCAGGCAATCAGGTGCGGATAGTCGCCCAACTGATCGATGCCCGAAATGAAGGACATATCTGGGCGGAGACTTATGATAAAGGCATGACGCAGATTTTTACCGTGCAGAGCGATGTCGCTCAACAGATCGCCGCGGCGCTCAAGGCCAAACTTTCTCCGTCCGAAAAAGGGCGGATCGAGAAGAAGCAGACCGAAAATCCCGAAGCCTATCAGCTCTATCTCAAAGGACGGTATCATTGGAACAAGAGGCGTCCGGATGATATTGAAACAGCGATCGCATATTTCAATCAAGCGACTGAAAAAGATTCGTATTATGCGCAGGCTTATACCGGGTTGGCATCGGCCTATGTGATCATGTACGCCTATGGAGGTGCGTCTGGAGTTGAGTCGAAAAAATGGTTCACCCATGCACAGCAAATGGCGGAGAAGGCATTGGCAATCGATTCCACGCTTGCAGAGGCGCATGCGGTATTGGGTCTGATCGCTGAAGATCGCTATTTTGATTGGGCTGGCGCTGAAAGACATTACCGGCGGGCGATCGAGCTCGATCCCAGCTATGCTACCCATTGGTACTCTTCCATGCTTTATGTTCAAGGCAGGTTTATTGAGGCCCATGCAGAGGCCAGGCGGGCACTGGAGCTGGATCCTCTATCGTTGATCATCAATACCAATTTGGGAGACGTATATTATGCCATGAGAGAGTATGACCAGGCGCTGAAACAGTATAAGAATACACTCGCTCTGGATGCGACCGTTCCCTGGGCTCATACAGGCATGGGTTCGATTTATGAAATACAGGGACGGATCGACGAAGCCATTGTGGAATATGAAAAAGCAAAAAATCTTGCGCAAGATATCCCCTTCACCGTTTCTTGTCTCGGCTGTATCTATGTAAAGGCCGGCAGGAAGCACGACGCCATCAAGGTGCTGGACGAGCTTTTACGAATGGCACAGCGAGGCATGAATGTTACCACCAGCCTTGCCTGTCTATATTATCGGCTCGGCGAGAAAGATAGAGCATTCGAATGGTTTGACAAAGCTTTTGAGGAGCGTGATATCTGGTTGCGATTCCTCAGCTATGATCCGCTCTGGGATGATCTCCGCGCTGAGCCGAGGTGCATCGCTTTGCTGAAAAAAATGGGGTTGCGTAAATGA